In a single window of the Cydia pomonella isolate Wapato2018A chromosome 2, ilCydPomo1, whole genome shotgun sequence genome:
- the LOC133533239 gene encoding pseudouridine-5'-phosphatase-like isoform X2, with amino-acid sequence MDTEDLYTVAFQNIVSKFGKKYTYELKISLMGSQMHETADMIIKGLDLPMTRDEFIEASKKEFAALFPDTEVLPGVRRLIEHLHNNNIPIGLATSSSIESYELKTKKRHQQLFSLFPYKTFGSSDPEVKKGKPFPDIFLVAASRFPDNPAPEQCLVFEDAINGVKAARAAGMQVVMVPDAKLDRSYTKEATLVLNSMEEFKPELFGLPPFTN; translated from the exons ATGG ATACTGAAGATTTATACACAGTtgcatttcaaaatattgtgTCAAAGTTtggtaaaaaatatacctacgaaTTGAAAATAAGCCTGATGGGTTCACAAATGCACGAAACTGCTGATATGATAATTAAAGGATTAGATTTGCCAATGACTCGGGATGAATTTATAGAAGCAAGTAAAAAGGAATTTGCTGCTTTGTTTCCAGATACTGAGGTTTTACCag gtgTAAGAAGGTTGATTGAGCATTTACATAACAACAATATCCCTATTGGATTGGCAACAAGTTCAAGTATAGAAAGCTATGAGCTGAAAACCAAGAAGCGACACCAGCAACTGTTCTCACTGTTTCCCTACAAAACATTTGGCTCATCAGATCCAGAAGTTAAGAAAGGCAAACCATTTCCAGACATCTTCCTTGTAGCAGCATCAAGGTTCCCTGATAATCCAGCTCCAGAGCAG TGCTTAGTTTTTGAGGACGCTATTAATGGTGTCAAGGCAGCCCGAGCAGCAGGGATGCAAGTAGTAATGGTGCCAGATGCAAAACTTGACAGAAGTTATACCAAAGAAGCCACCCTTGTATTAAACAGCATGGAAGAATTCAAGCCTGAACTCTTTGGCTTACCACCGTTTACCAATTAA
- the LOC133533239 gene encoding pseudouridine-5'-phosphatase-like isoform X1: protein MGAFTPVTHVLFDMDGLILNTEDLYTVAFQNIVSKFGKKYTYELKISLMGSQMHETADMIIKGLDLPMTRDEFIEASKKEFAALFPDTEVLPGVRRLIEHLHNNNIPIGLATSSSIESYELKTKKRHQQLFSLFPYKTFGSSDPEVKKGKPFPDIFLVAASRFPDNPAPEQCLVFEDAINGVKAARAAGMQVVMVPDAKLDRSYTKEATLVLNSMEEFKPELFGLPPFTN, encoded by the exons ATGGGTGCCTTTACTCCGGTAACACATGTCCTTTTTGACATGGATGGACTTATACTTA ATACTGAAGATTTATACACAGTtgcatttcaaaatattgtgTCAAAGTTtggtaaaaaatatacctacgaaTTGAAAATAAGCCTGATGGGTTCACAAATGCACGAAACTGCTGATATGATAATTAAAGGATTAGATTTGCCAATGACTCGGGATGAATTTATAGAAGCAAGTAAAAAGGAATTTGCTGCTTTGTTTCCAGATACTGAGGTTTTACCag gtgTAAGAAGGTTGATTGAGCATTTACATAACAACAATATCCCTATTGGATTGGCAACAAGTTCAAGTATAGAAAGCTATGAGCTGAAAACCAAGAAGCGACACCAGCAACTGTTCTCACTGTTTCCCTACAAAACATTTGGCTCATCAGATCCAGAAGTTAAGAAAGGCAAACCATTTCCAGACATCTTCCTTGTAGCAGCATCAAGGTTCCCTGATAATCCAGCTCCAGAGCAG TGCTTAGTTTTTGAGGACGCTATTAATGGTGTCAAGGCAGCCCGAGCAGCAGGGATGCAAGTAGTAATGGTGCCAGATGCAAAACTTGACAGAAGTTATACCAAAGAAGCCACCCTTGTATTAAACAGCATGGAAGAATTCAAGCCTGAACTCTTTGGCTTACCACCGTTTACCAATTAA